In Poecile atricapillus isolate bPoeAtr1 chromosome W, bPoeAtr1.hap1, whole genome shotgun sequence, one DNA window encodes the following:
- the LOC131592316 gene encoding inter-alpha-trypsin inhibitor heavy chain H5-like: MILWLCLCWGFSPSAGQPDSELMARYLEEQLLADYSIVEQVARRVPRQAKFLQRLETRPRMSEFNVRSTIISRYAFTTVSCTMVNSGSEAREAVFEMQIPAAAFISNFTMSIGNKTYYGEVTGKEKKNSTNDKERHKKPPSPTEGRENGYETFKASVFIPRKMQARFILHYEELLQRRLGKYEYTVSIRPQQLVGRLRVEVNILENSGIVSLEVPPLRNSKQKGNGKAEGDVSPPPSTVIGHTKTLAKVTFNPSVVEQTRIARNGILGDFIIRYDVNRELSVGDVQILNGYFVHYFAPTDLPPLPKNVVFVLDSSASMVGTKLKQTKEALFTILQDLRPEDHFNIIGFSNRIKVWQQDRLVPVTPNNIRDAKKYIHNMSPTGGTNINGALQTGAKLLNDYIAQNDIDARSVSLIIFLTDGRPTVGETQSSKILSNTKDAIRDKFCLFTIGIGNDVDHKLLERMALENCGMTRLFQEDEDAASHLKGFYDEIGTPLLSDIRVDYPEDDVEQVTQNFFPNYFNGSEIIIAGKLINRTSDKLHVEVTASNSKKYILLKTDVAIDLLSRNDIRGVPGLEDGKGDNNYIERAWSYLTIKELLNSRLKSDDSQEKDNLMEKAKSMALAYNFVTPFTVLKMKEAGLHSEPPQEEFMSPSTDGIGEKVQSLQGHKAPPGVRRGQDKQRIKISKTSADGDPHFVIDFPSSKFSVCFNIDGEPGDILRLVSDHKESGVTVNGQLIGAPAPPNGHKKHRTYFSTITILSNKPERSYLEITPRRVILDDGERLVLSCGRSAVVRSRSLEVSISAYSNITVTIRDSISFVILIHHYRKPAPYQRNHLGFYISNSKGLSSDSHGLLGQFLNHEVKLLQESLNASRQEAGQNQTEVLKANSTNTLKVKERLVPVVWKQRRIYNGQQEVDCWFAKNNADKLIDGSYKDYLASHPFDTGTSFGTINSL; this comes from the exons GAAACCAGGCCTCGGATGTCCGAGTTCAATGTGAGATCCACGATCATTTCCCGGTACGCTTTCACCACCGTGTCCTGCACCATGGTGAACAGTGGCTCTGAGGCACGGGAAGCAGTGTTTGAGATGCAgatcccagctgcagctttcaTCTCCAACTTTACCAT GAGCATTGGCAACAAGACTTATTATGGAGAGGTcacaggcaaagaaaagaaaaatagcaccAATGACAAAGAAAGGCACAAGAAACCTCCAAGCCCCACAGAAGGAAG GGAGAACGGCTATGAGACATTCAAGGCCTCTGTCTTCATTCCTCGCAAGATGCAGGCCAGGTTCATATTGCATTATGAAGAACTTCTGCAAAGGCGGCTGGGGAAATACGAATACACCGTCAGCATCCGGCCCCAGCAGCTGGTGGGGCGCTTACGAGTGGAGGTGAACATCCTGGAGAACTCAGGAATAGTGTCCCTGGAGGTGCCTCCCCTTCGAAACAGCAAGCAGAAAGGCAATGGGAAAGCTGAAG GTGATGTATCTCCTCCTCCCTCTACTGTCATTGGGCACACCAAAACCTTAGCTAAGGTTACATTCAATCCCAGTGTTGTTGAGCAAACCAGGATCGCCcgaaatggaattttgggagacTTCATAATTAGATACGATGTCAACAGGGAGCTGAGTGTTGGGGATGTTCAG ATCCTCAATGGATATTTCGTGCACTACTTCGCCCCCACAGATCTTCCTCCCTTGCCAAAGAACGTCGTGTTCGTGCTGGACAGCAGCGCTTCCATGGTGGGGACAAAGCTGAAGCAG ACCAAAGAAGCTCTCTTCACAATTCTCCAGGACCTAAGGCCTGAAGACCACTTCAACATCATTGGCTTTTCCAACCGAATAAAGGTCTGGCAGCAGGACCGGCTGGTGCCAGTTACTCCAAATAACATCAGGGATGCCAAAAAGTACATCCATAACATGTCACCTACTGGAG GGACTAATATTAACGGGGCTCTGCAGACCGGGGCGAAGCTGCTGAATGATTACATTGCTCAGAATGACATTGACGCCAGGAGCGTGTCCCTGATCATCTTCCTCACGGATGGGAGGCCGACTGTCGGGGAAACACAGTCATCCAAAATCCTCAGCAACACCAAGGATGCCATCCGGGATAAATTCTGCCTCTTCACCATCGGCATTGGCAACGATGTGGACCacaagctgctggagaggatGGCACTGGAGAACTGCGGCATGACGAGGCTTTtccaggaggatgaggatgcagCCAGCCACCTCAAGGG GTTCTATGATGAAATAGGGACACCCCTTCTCTCTGACATCCGTGTTGATTACCCCGAAGACGACGTGGAGCAGGTCACCCAGAACTTCTTCCCCAATTACTTCAATGGCTCTGAAATTATCATAGCCGGCAAACTCATCAACCGCACCTCGGATAAACTCCACGTGGAGGTGACTGCCAGCAATTCCAAGAAGTACATCCTCCTCAAAACAGATGTGGCCATTGACCTGCTGAGCAGAAATGACATCAGAGGTGTCCCCGGCCTGGAGGATGGCAAAGGTGACAATAATTACATCGAGAGGGCGTGGAGTTACCTCACCATCAAGGAATTGCTCAACTCTCGGCTGAAGAGTGATGACAGTCAGGAAAAGGACAATTTGATGGAAAAAGCCAAGTCAATGGCCTTGGCTTACAATTTTGTTACCCCCTTCACTGTTCTGAAGATGAAAGAGGCTGGACTCCACTCAGAGCCACCTCAGGAGGAGTTTATGAGCCCTTCCACTGATGGCATCGGGGAAAAGGTGCAGAGCCTGCAGGGGCACAAGGCCCCACCAG GTGTACGCAGAGGGCAGGATAAACAGAGAATTAAAATCTCCAAAACTTCAG CGGATGGGGACCCTCACTTCGTCATTGATTTTCCCTCCAGCAAGTTCTCTGTCTGCTTCAACATTGATGGAGAACCAGGGGACATTCTCCGGCTGGTCTCTGATCACAAGGAATCTG GTGTAACTGTGAATGGCCAATTAATTGGAGCTCCTGCACCACCCAATGGCCACAAAAAACATCGGACTTACTTCAGCACCATCACCATCCTCAGCAACAAGCCAGAGAGGTCTTACCTGGAGATCACACCCAGGAGGGTCATCCTGGATGATGGGGAAAGGCTTGTCCTGTCCTGTGGCCGGAGTGCTGTTGTGAGAAGCAGGAGCCTCGAGGTGTCCATCTCTGCCTACTCCAACATCACCGTGACGATCCGGGACTCCATCAGCTTTGTCATCCTCATTCACCACTACAGGAAGCCAGCCCCATACCAGAGGAATCACCTGGGGTTCTACATCTCCAACAGTAAAGGCCTCTCTTCTGACTCCCATGGGCTACTGG GTCAGTTCTTGAACCATGAAGTTAAGCTTCTTCAGGAATCCCTAAATGCAAGTCGTCAGGAGGCTGGGCAGAACCAAACTGAGGTGCTGAAGGCAAACTCTACAAACACCCTGAAGGTGAAGGAGCGGCTCGTTCCTGTTGTGTGGAAGCAGAGGAGGATCTACAATGGCCAGCAGGAAGTTGACTGCTGGTT